The proteins below come from a single Natranaerofaba carboxydovora genomic window:
- a CDS encoding TrkH family potassium uptake protein produces MNEGNEGANGIKGKRSFSPAQVLVFGFLALTIIGTILLSLPIATVKQGSLPVIDALFTATSAVCVTGLVVVDTGTTFTIFGQIVIMLLIQAGGLGFMTMATLIFIILGKRISLKERLVIQQALNQTDLSGTVRIVKYVLILTVVVQSIGTLILGSRFAVEYGFSRGFYYGLFHTISAFNNAGFDLIGNFRSLTPFADDVVILTVIPLLFIVGGLGFTVVIDLFYNRNWLQFSFHTKAALTITGGLLILGFIGIIFMEWNNPETLKGLSFSEKILTSFFTGATPRTAGFNVLPTDELLNQTTLFVMVLMFIGASPASTGGGIKTTTFGVLFFTVIAVLQGKKDVSFFERRVPFELITRGVAIIFISLLAVFIVALILLMSEKAEFIDVLFETISAFGTVGLSRGLTPDLTNVGKILITITMFIGRLGPLTLAFALARDREDPRIRYPEEKILVG; encoded by the coding sequence ATGAACGAAGGAAACGAAGGGGCAAATGGGATAAAAGGCAAAAGAAGTTTCTCGCCGGCACAGGTGCTGGTTTTTGGTTTTTTAGCGCTGACAATAATAGGGACTATTTTACTTAGTCTTCCTATAGCTACAGTAAAGCAAGGCTCCTTGCCTGTAATTGATGCTTTGTTTACTGCAACATCTGCAGTCTGTGTAACAGGCCTTGTAGTGGTTGATACAGGAACTACTTTTACTATATTTGGTCAAATTGTGATAATGTTATTAATCCAGGCGGGTGGCCTTGGATTTATGACCATGGCTACCCTAATATTTATTATTTTGGGCAAAAGGATATCTTTAAAAGAAAGGCTTGTTATACAGCAAGCACTAAATCAAACTGATTTGTCTGGAACTGTAAGGATCGTAAAATATGTTCTTATTTTGACTGTAGTGGTGCAGAGTATAGGGACACTAATTCTAGGTAGTAGATTTGCAGTAGAGTATGGTTTTAGTCGTGGGTTTTATTATGGACTTTTTCATACGATTAGTGCTTTTAATAATGCCGGTTTTGATCTTATTGGAAACTTTAGAAGTTTGACCCCTTTTGCAGATGATGTGGTTATTCTAACAGTTATACCTCTTTTATTCATTGTGGGCGGCCTTGGTTTTACAGTAGTTATTGATTTATTTTACAATAGAAACTGGCTTCAGTTTAGTTTTCACACAAAGGCAGCTTTAACTATAACCGGTGGTTTGTTAATACTGGGTTTTATTGGCATTATATTTATGGAGTGGAATAACCCTGAAACATTAAAAGGTTTGTCATTTTCAGAAAAAATTTTAACCTCTTTTTTCACAGGGGCTACTCCCAGGACTGCTGGTTTTAATGTACTGCCTACTGATGAGTTACTAAACCAAACTACCCTTTTTGTAATGGTTTTGATGTTTATTGGTGCCTCTCCTGCTTCGACTGGCGGAGGAATAAAAACAACGACTTTTGGCGTATTATTTTTTACTGTAATAGCTGTTTTACAAGGGAAAAAAGACGTTTCTTTCTTTGAAAGAAGGGTACCTTTCGAGCTAATTACACGTGGGGTGGCAATAATTTTTATTTCTTTGCTTGCTGTTTTCATAGTAGCTCTTATTTTACTTATGAGTGAAAAAGCTGAGTTTATTGATGTATTATTTGAAACAATTTCGGCATTTGGGACTGTTGGTTTGTCTAGAGGGCTAACACCTGATCTAACAAATGTTGGTAAGATACTAATTACAATTACAATGTTTATAGGTAGACTAGGCCCTTTGACTTTAGCATTTGCTTTGGCCAGGGATAGAGAGGACCCTAGAATTCGTTATCCTGAAGAGAAAATCTTGGTTGGTTGA
- the rplT gene encoding 50S ribosomal protein L20, which yields MPRVKTGTTRRKRHKKILKMAKGYGRSKNKVYRLANQQVMKSLVYAYRDRRTKKRDFRKLWVTRISAACRQNGFSYNKFINGLKKAGVDINRKMLSDLAVNDSKAFSELVDIAKKNA from the coding sequence ATGCCTAGAGTAAAGACTGGCACAACAAGACGCAAAAGACATAAGAAAATATTAAAAATGGCTAAGGGGTACGGTCGTTCTAAAAATAAGGTGTATCGCTTGGCTAATCAGCAGGTGATGAAATCCTTAGTTTATGCATATAGAGATCGACGCACGAAAAAGAGAGACTTTCGAAAGCTTTGGGTTACAAGAATTAGTGCTGCATGCCGTCAAAACGGATTTTCATATAATAAGTTTATCAACGGACTAAAAAAAGCAGGTGTTGATATAAATAGAAAGATGTTATCTGATTTGGCAGTTAACGACTCAAAAGCTTTCAGTGAACTTGTTGATATTGCTAAGAAAAATGCATAG
- the rpmI gene encoding 50S ribosomal protein L35, with product MPKMKTHKGAKKRFRKTKNGKIMRNQANRSHLLRKKSPKRKRRLKKTAQVNKTNEQNIKKLI from the coding sequence ATGCCTAAGATGAAAACTCATAAAGGTGCAAAGAAAAGATTTAGAAAAACTAAAAATGGTAAAATTATGAGAAATCAGGCTAATAGGAGTCACCTTTTGAGAAAGAAAAGCCCGAAAAGAAAGAGAAGATTAAAGAAAACTGCACAGGTTAACAAGACTAATGAGCAAAATATCAAAAAGCTAATTTAA
- the infC gene encoding translation initiation factor IF-3, producing the protein MPVNEQIRAKEIRVVDSNGEQLGIMKPQKALELAREKKLDLVTVSPGAKPPVCRIMDYGKYKYEQNKKDKEAKKKQKTINVKEVKLRPNIEDNDFNTKLNNAKRFLNKEDKVKVTIMFRGREVTHPQLGEELCQRMYEEVKDLAVMERKPKLEGKNMIMILAPRQE; encoded by the coding sequence TTGCCGGTGAATGAGCAAATTAGAGCTAAAGAAATCAGAGTTGTGGATAGTAATGGAGAGCAGTTAGGGATTATGAAACCACAGAAGGCACTAGAACTAGCAAGGGAAAAGAAGTTGGACCTTGTAACTGTTTCACCAGGAGCGAAACCTCCTGTGTGCAGGATTATGGACTATGGGAAGTATAAGTATGAGCAGAACAAAAAGGACAAAGAAGCTAAAAAGAAACAAAAGACAATCAATGTAAAAGAAGTGAAGCTTAGACCTAATATTGAAGACAATGACTTTAATACCAAACTTAATAATGCTAAAAGATTTCTTAATAAAGAAGACAAGGTTAAAGTTACTATTATGTTTAGAGGAAGAGAAGTAACGCACCCTCAATTAGGTGAAGAGCTTTGCCAAAGAATGTACGAAGAAGTTAAAGATCTTGCTGTAATGGAAAGAAAACCAAAACTAGAAGGTAAAAACATGATTATGATTCTTGCACCAAGACAGGAATGA
- the thrS gene encoding threonine--tRNA ligase translates to MLTITLKDGSTIELEENIEVKEAVKTISNKLYKESVGAKFNGSLLGLKERLSEDGELEVITFDDEEGKEIYRHTSSHILAQAVKRLFDNVVLGIGPAIEDGFYYDFDLNDSLSDSNLEAIEKEMQKIIKEDLPIEREVYKKEDAIKMFDEMGEKYKVELIEDLDDETITCYRQGEFIDLCMGPHLPSTGKVKHTAIKLLKVAGAYWRGDENKPMLQRIYGTSFMKKGQLDEYLERLEEAKKRDHRKIGKELDLFSLHEEGPGFPFFHPNGMIILNELTDFWRKEHEKAGYKEIKTPIILNRELWETSGHWEHYKENMYFTRIDEDDYSIKPMNCPGAMLIYKNGMYSYRDLPLRIAELGLVHRHELSGTLHGLMRVRNFTQDDAHIFMLPEQIESEIENVIKLVERFYEIFGFNYRVELSTKPEKAMGPDWIWERATDALKDVLTKRGIDYKINEGDGAFYGPKIDFHLEDAIGRTWQCGTIQLDFLMADRFELNYIGQDGKKHRPVMLHRVIYGALERFFALLIEHYAGRFPLWLSPTQVIVLPIADRHVEHCEKLKERLEENDIRAKVDARNEKVNFKIREAQMQQIPYMFVVGDNEIETGQVSLRSREEGDLGSKDFDEVKNKVLEKIENKA, encoded by the coding sequence ATGCTAACTATTACTCTAAAAGATGGTTCTACTATAGAGTTAGAAGAAAATATAGAAGTAAAAGAAGCAGTGAAAACAATTAGCAACAAATTGTACAAGGAATCAGTAGGGGCAAAATTTAATGGTAGCTTGCTAGGTTTAAAAGAAAGGCTATCAGAGGACGGGGAATTAGAAGTTATTACCTTTGATGATGAAGAAGGAAAAGAGATATATCGCCATACTAGTTCACATATCCTAGCTCAAGCTGTAAAGAGGTTGTTTGATAACGTAGTGCTAGGAATAGGTCCTGCTATTGAAGATGGGTTTTATTATGATTTTGACTTAAATGATAGCTTGTCGGATTCAAACCTTGAAGCAATAGAAAAAGAAATGCAAAAAATTATTAAAGAAGACCTTCCTATCGAAAGAGAAGTTTATAAAAAAGAAGATGCAATTAAAATGTTTGATGAGATGGGTGAAAAATATAAGGTTGAGCTTATTGAAGACCTTGATGATGAAACTATCACCTGTTATAGACAGGGAGAATTCATTGACCTGTGTATGGGTCCGCACCTTCCATCAACAGGTAAAGTAAAACACACTGCTATAAAACTGCTTAAAGTAGCTGGTGCATACTGGCGTGGTGATGAAAACAAACCTATGCTTCAAAGGATATACGGTACTTCCTTTATGAAAAAAGGACAGCTGGATGAATACCTTGAACGCCTTGAAGAAGCCAAAAAAAGAGATCATAGAAAAATCGGTAAAGAACTTGACCTGTTTAGCTTACATGAAGAAGGGCCAGGCTTTCCGTTCTTTCATCCAAATGGGATGATAATATTAAATGAACTTACAGACTTTTGGCGAAAAGAACATGAAAAAGCTGGATACAAAGAGATAAAGACTCCAATAATATTAAACAGAGAACTTTGGGAAACCTCTGGTCACTGGGAGCATTATAAGGAGAACATGTATTTTACCAGGATAGATGAAGATGATTATTCCATAAAGCCTATGAACTGTCCTGGTGCTATGTTAATTTATAAAAATGGTATGTATAGTTATAGAGATCTACCTCTTAGGATAGCTGAGCTTGGCCTTGTTCACAGGCATGAGCTGTCTGGTACCCTTCACGGACTAATGAGGGTTAGAAATTTTACCCAGGATGATGCCCATATATTCATGCTGCCAGAACAGATAGAGAGTGAAATAGAAAATGTAATCAAGCTGGTCGAGAGATTTTATGAGATCTTTGGTTTTAACTACAGGGTTGAGTTATCTACTAAGCCCGAGAAAGCTATGGGTCCAGATTGGATCTGGGAAAGAGCTACTGATGCTCTAAAAGATGTACTTACAAAACGAGGCATAGATTATAAGATAAACGAAGGTGACGGAGCTTTTTATGGTCCTAAAATAGATTTTCACCTAGAAGATGCAATCGGCAGAACATGGCAGTGTGGTACTATCCAGCTAGACTTCTTAATGGCAGATAGATTTGAACTTAATTATATAGGACAAGATGGTAAAAAACATAGACCTGTTATGCTTCACAGGGTTATCTATGGGGCTCTTGAAAGATTCTTTGCTCTTTTGATCGAGCACTATGCCGGAAGATTTCCTTTATGGTTATCTCCAACCCAGGTTATAGTACTACCAATAGCTGATAGACATGTAGAACACTGTGAAAAGTTAAAAGAGCGTCTTGAAGAGAATGACATAAGGGCAAAAGTTGATGCGAGAAATGAAAAAGTTAACTTCAAAATAAGAGAAGCTCAAATGCAGCAGATACCATATATGTTTGTCGTTGGAGATAATGAAATAGAAACAGGGCAGGTATCTCTTAGAAGTAGAGAAGAGGGCGATCTTGGAAGTAAAGATTTTGATGAAGTAAAAAACAAGGTATTAGAAAAAATTGAAAATAAGGCATAG
- a CDS encoding DUF445 domain-containing protein, with amino-acid sequence MDGRYLFIPVISGLIGWFTNFLVLKFLFWPRVPYTIPIINFKIQGVFSRRKADIAKAVSQVVAEELMSKDKLLDSIDKEKAAVDLVEFTETKVEDIVDKRLSLIVPSSIKKRISSIVTNIINDDLNTSVREGIDKLLKEGKDQIDVGEMIENQILLLDIEEVEDMTFRIAKKEFKFIEIFGGVLGVIIGIFQLIVLRLI; translated from the coding sequence ATGGATGGGAGATATTTATTTATTCCTGTGATCTCTGGGTTGATAGGTTGGTTTACAAACTTTTTAGTCTTGAAGTTTTTATTTTGGCCAAGAGTACCATATACCATACCTATTATTAATTTCAAAATCCAGGGAGTGTTTAGCAGAAGAAAAGCTGATATAGCAAAGGCTGTAAGCCAGGTTGTAGCAGAGGAGCTGATGTCTAAGGACAAGTTGCTTGACTCGATAGACAAAGAAAAAGCTGCTGTTGACCTGGTAGAATTCACAGAAACAAAGGTAGAAGATATAGTAGACAAACGACTGAGTTTGATAGTACCATCATCTATTAAGAAAAGGATATCCAGCATAGTAACAAATATTATAAATGATGATTTGAATACTTCTGTAAGAGAAGGTATAGATAAGCTATTAAAAGAAGGTAAAGATCAGATAGACGTAGGGGAAATGATAGAGAATCAAATCCTTTTGCTCGACATTGAAGAAGTTGAAGATATGACCTTTAGAATTGCAAAAAAAGAGTTTAAATTTATCGAAATATTTGGTGGTGTATTAGGAGTTATTATAGGGATATTTCAGTTAATTGTGTTAAGACTGATATAA
- a CDS encoding prenyltransferase, giving the protein MGKISKMEIKRFWKGFWQISDPKIWIASTVPLIVANALAFGHTGELSFYWLMITLIGIYSIEIAKNALNDVVDYQSGADLFVEKDKTTPFSGGKKVIVQKLLSIKETMAIFYLTLSIGIMTGLYITFYREFFVLWIGIAGILLAVFYSLPPVKLCYRGLGEVAIGITFGPLMVTGAYMVQASALSFDVILVSFPIGLIIASVIWINQYPDYEADYKAKKFNWVVRLGKRRGLIVYKALFIIAFLCFILMFIYFRNPLWLLPLVCIRLAIRAYKIAKENHEQIPEMLEANATTIKIYQIIGALMVLAAISEQY; this is encoded by the coding sequence ATGGGGAAAATTTCAAAAATGGAAATAAAACGTTTTTGGAAAGGTTTTTGGCAGATTTCTGACCCTAAGATATGGATAGCTTCTACTGTTCCATTGATAGTAGCTAATGCTTTAGCATTTGGCCATACGGGAGAGTTGAGTTTTTACTGGCTAATGATAACTTTGATAGGTATATATTCTATCGAAATTGCTAAAAATGCATTAAATGATGTGGTTGACTATCAAAGTGGGGCAGATTTGTTTGTTGAAAAAGATAAAACCACTCCTTTTAGTGGAGGGAAAAAGGTAATTGTACAAAAGTTACTTTCAATAAAAGAAACCATGGCAATATTTTATTTGACTTTGTCAATTGGTATAATGACAGGTTTGTATATCACTTTTTACCGGGAATTTTTTGTCCTGTGGATTGGAATAGCTGGAATATTGTTGGCAGTATTTTATAGTCTTCCCCCTGTCAAATTATGTTACAGGGGGCTTGGTGAAGTTGCTATTGGTATTACTTTTGGTCCTTTGATGGTTACAGGTGCATACATGGTGCAGGCTAGTGCTTTAAGCTTTGATGTTATCCTTGTTTCTTTTCCTATAGGCTTAATTATTGCAAGTGTAATATGGATTAATCAGTACCCTGATTATGAAGCAGACTACAAAGCGAAAAAGTTTAACTGGGTTGTAAGACTTGGCAAAAGACGAGGGTTGATTGTTTATAAAGCTCTTTTTATTATAGCATTTTTATGTTTTATTTTAATGTTTATATATTTTAGAAATCCGCTGTGGCTGTTACCTTTGGTTTGTATTAGGCTTGCGATAAGAGCTTACAAAATTGCAAAGGAAAATCATGAGCAAATTCCAGAGATGCTAGAGGCCAATGCGACTACTATAAAAATATATCAAATTATTGGTGCACTTATGGTGCTTGCTGCTATCTCAGAACAATATTAA
- a CDS encoding P-II family nitrogen regulator: MNEECKTKECKVKFDLIITIVNKGRSHLVVEASKNAGAEGGTILGGRGTGIHEKAKLFGITIEPEKDIILTLVPRDDVDKVLNSIIEEAELDKPGKGITFVLEVKRVAGITHLLDEDIREKIGNSNHDFDL, encoded by the coding sequence ATGAATGAAGAATGTAAAACAAAAGAATGTAAAGTGAAATTCGATCTTATCATAACTATTGTTAATAAAGGTCGTTCTCATTTGGTGGTAGAAGCTTCCAAAAATGCTGGGGCAGAAGGAGGCACTATATTAGGAGGACGCGGTACAGGAATTCACGAAAAAGCTAAACTCTTTGGGATAACAATCGAACCGGAAAAAGATATAATTTTGACTCTTGTACCTAGAGATGACGTTGATAAGGTATTAAATTCTATAATAGAAGAAGCGGAGCTTGACAAACCAGGAAAAGGTATTACTTTTGTGTTAGAAGTAAAAAGAGTAGCAGGTATTACTCACTTACTTGATGAAGATATAAGAGAGAAGATTGGTAATAGTAATCATGATTTTGACTTATGA
- a CDS encoding P-II family nitrogen regulator: MNENLKKNHNVIITIVKKGKAKKICDIAKKAGAEGGTTILGKGTSVKEFKKIFGLTLDDDREVVLTVVNDKIEDEVFDAIVEKGELNKPGNGIVFVMDLKKIDGIVHLLKGVEG, translated from the coding sequence ATGAACGAGAACTTGAAAAAGAATCACAACGTAATAATTACTATAGTCAAGAAGGGTAAAGCCAAAAAAATATGTGATATAGCCAAAAAAGCCGGTGCAGAAGGTGGGACTACGATCCTTGGCAAGGGTACTAGTGTGAAAGAATTTAAAAAGATTTTTGGACTTACCTTAGATGATGATAGAGAAGTGGTTTTGACTGTTGTTAATGATAAAATAGAAGACGAAGTATTTGATGCAATAGTGGAAAAGGGTGAGCTAAACAAACCTGGTAATGGTATTGTGTTTGTGATGGATTTAAAGAAGATTGATGGTATTGTTCACTTGCTAAAGGGGGTTGAAGGATAA
- a CDS encoding DUF1538 domain-containing protein — MNEVVIFEGFLDTILEVSIALAPLVLFFIFFQLVYLKLPRMEVLNMVKGVILTFVGIVFFLQGVHVGFLPVGEILGQGMIEHTGKWVVIVVGFILGAVATFAEPAVRALSDEVEKVSAGYIPQIVLLMTLSLGVGLAISIAMIRTIFGIPFMYILLPGYGLTLATTLITKENFVSIAFDSGGVATGPMTVTFIMAFSVGVASQIEGRDPLVEGFGMIALVALIPILSVLLLGLVYLRKEKQNERELEKESQRNNYYSQEG; from the coding sequence TTGAACGAAGTCGTTATATTTGAAGGATTTTTAGACACAATTTTAGAGGTTTCTATAGCTCTGGCACCTTTGGTCTTATTTTTTATATTCTTTCAGCTTGTTTATTTGAAATTACCCCGTATGGAAGTGTTGAACATGGTTAAAGGTGTAATCCTTACTTTTGTTGGGATAGTTTTTTTCTTACAAGGGGTACATGTTGGATTTTTGCCTGTTGGGGAGATATTAGGTCAAGGAATGATTGAACATACGGGTAAATGGGTTGTTATAGTTGTAGGCTTTATCCTAGGAGCAGTGGCAACTTTTGCAGAGCCTGCTGTAAGAGCATTAAGTGATGAAGTTGAAAAAGTTTCGGCTGGTTATATACCACAAATTGTTTTACTTATGACATTATCTTTAGGTGTAGGGTTAGCTATTTCTATCGCTATGATAAGGACGATATTTGGTATACCGTTTATGTATATTTTACTTCCTGGCTATGGTTTGACCCTTGCGACTACACTTATTACAAAAGAAAACTTTGTTTCAATTGCTTTTGATTCAGGTGGAGTTGCAACAGGTCCAATGACAGTGACCTTTATCATGGCCTTTTCAGTAGGGGTTGCTTCCCAAATAGAAGGAAGAGATCCCCTAGTTGAAGGTTTTGGAATGATTGCTTTAGTTGCATTGATTCCTATATTGTCTGTTTTACTTTTAGGTTTAGTTTATTTGAGAAAGGAGAAGCAAAATGAACGAGAACTTGAAAAAGAATCACAACGTAATAATTACTATAGTCAAGAAGGGTAA
- a CDS encoding DUF1538 domain-containing protein, whose protein sequence is MKVLKEITLEVLQAVLPLTIVVFLLMIAVLSSPIEEVLQFLVGLIFVVLGLIFFLVGIRIGLLPMGESIGNMIPQTQKLSLILIYAFVLGFLVTAAEPDVRVLASQIDMVSDGAIPNFILIYTVAIGVGIFVAMSIIKIVFNIPLKYILIVCYTGVFILSIFTPVSFVPISFDAGGVTTGPLTAPFIIALGVGVTSVLSSKSGKPDNFGFVALASIGPVIGVMILGVIYG, encoded by the coding sequence ATGAAAGTACTAAAAGAAATTACTTTAGAAGTTTTGCAGGCTGTATTACCATTAACCATAGTTGTTTTTTTATTAATGATAGCCGTACTATCTTCACCTATTGAAGAAGTGCTGCAGTTTTTAGTTGGATTAATATTTGTAGTTTTAGGGCTTATATTTTTTCTTGTGGGAATACGAATCGGCTTACTCCCTATGGGGGAGTCTATTGGAAATATGATTCCACAAACACAAAAGTTAAGTCTTATTCTAATTTATGCTTTTGTACTAGGTTTTTTGGTGACAGCTGCAGAGCCAGATGTAAGAGTGCTTGCATCTCAGATTGATATGGTATCGGATGGTGCGATACCTAATTTTATCTTGATTTATACTGTAGCAATAGGGGTAGGTATTTTTGTGGCTATGTCTATTATCAAAATTGTATTCAATATTCCTCTGAAGTATATTTTAATTGTCTGCTATACAGGTGTTTTTATTTTGTCAATCTTTACACCGGTATCTTTTGTGCCTATTTCTTTTGATGCCGGAGGAGTTACTACAGGTCCTCTAACAGCTCCTTTTATTATAGCTCTTGGTGTTGGTGTGACATCTGTTTTAAGTAGTAAGAGTGGCAAACCAGATAATTTCGGATTTGTGGCTCTTGCATCAATTGGACCGGTGATTGGTGTGATGATTTTGGGGGTGATTTACGGTTGA
- a CDS encoding potassium channel family protein: MNTTNNALKILISIVSVIIIGTIGYMLLAGLGPLDALYMTIITISTVGFMEVAPLSQAARLFTIFLIIAGLSVAAYGFSSIVSLFFEGEIQELIRRRKMQDKISKLNNHYILCGAGETGYSVISQFKRSEANFVVIEKDEEMCSSLANEGILTVQGDATQEKILHNANIDNAWGLISCLSRDTDNVYTVLTARQLNPDLHIVSRAINRGSHSKLKRAGANNTISPNELGGARMASLLLKPSVVSFLDVITQADEIMLDLEDVVICENSEFKNKQLKNANIKEKTGLMVIALKKKGDEDLVFNPSPEELLEEGDQVLVLGKQQQINLLRNLACDLGTRKNINKREL, encoded by the coding sequence ATGAATACAACAAATAATGCTTTAAAAATACTGATTTCAATTGTCTCAGTTATTATAATTGGAACAATAGGATACATGCTCCTTGCAGGGCTTGGACCATTAGACGCCTTATATATGACAATTATTACTATATCAACTGTTGGATTTATGGAAGTTGCTCCACTTAGTCAGGCTGCTAGATTATTTACTATTTTTTTAATTATAGCCGGGTTAAGTGTTGCAGCTTATGGCTTTTCTTCTATTGTATCATTATTTTTTGAAGGTGAAATCCAGGAATTAATCAGGAGGAGAAAAATGCAAGACAAAATCTCTAAGTTAAACAACCACTATATTTTGTGCGGAGCAGGAGAAACAGGTTACAGTGTCATTTCACAGTTCAAGCGAAGCGAAGCAAATTTTGTAGTTATTGAAAAAGATGAAGAGATGTGCAGTTCTTTAGCAAATGAAGGTATTTTAACTGTTCAGGGGGACGCAACTCAGGAAAAGATTTTACACAATGCCAACATAGATAACGCTTGGGGATTAATTTCATGTTTATCCAGAGATACCGATAATGTATATACTGTTCTAACAGCCAGACAGCTTAATCCTGATTTACATATAGTCTCAAGAGCCATTAACCGGGGCTCTCATTCAAAACTAAAAAGAGCTGGTGCTAACAATACTATTTCACCAAATGAATTAGGTGGCGCTAGGATGGCTTCACTATTGCTTAAGCCTTCTGTAGTATCCTTTTTAGATGTAATAACTCAGGCAGACGAAATCATGTTAGACTTAGAAGATGTAGTGATATGCGAAAACTCAGAGTTTAAAAATAAACAACTAAAAAACGCTAATATAAAAGAAAAAACTGGACTGATGGTCATAGCTTTAAAGAAAAAAGGTGATGAAGACCTTGTATTTAACCCCAGTCCAGAAGAGTTATTAGAAGAAGGAGACCAAGTTTTAGTTCTTGGTAAACAACAGCAAATAAATCTGTTAAGAAACCTTGCCTGTGACTTAGGAACTAGAAAAAACATAAACAAACGTGAATTGTAG
- a CDS encoding methyltransferase family protein, with protein MEHNMDYGYGLWPIVIGHIAIVLFVLFIIFKPKTKADWKGLGSLSAFFVALFTEMYGFPFSIYLLTSWLGSRYPVMDPLSHEHGHLLYVFLEDVPGISYLVHPGSNILLLIGVIIIAKGWKLIHKGNGQLVTDGIYSRIRHPQYTGFFIVIISFLIQWPTITTIVMAPILFIIYIRLAKKEEKKMIEEFGEEYIEYMNYTNRFLPWPAQTEINHYENM; from the coding sequence ATGGAACACAATATGGACTATGGTTATGGACTTTGGCCTATAGTAATAGGGCATATTGCTATTGTATTATTTGTGTTGTTTATAATCTTCAAGCCTAAAACTAAAGCTGATTGGAAAGGCCTGGGTTCATTAAGTGCTTTTTTTGTGGCTTTGTTTACAGAAATGTATGGTTTCCCGTTTAGTATATATTTACTCACTTCATGGCTTGGAAGCAGATACCCGGTCATGGATCCTTTGTCTCACGAACATGGTCATTTGTTGTATGTATTTCTTGAAGACGTTCCTGGCATTTCTTATCTAGTCCACCCGGGTAGTAATATACTGCTATTAATTGGAGTTATAATTATAGCCAAAGGGTGGAAACTTATACACAAAGGAAATGGTCAGTTGGTAACAGATGGCATTTATAGTCGAATACGTCACCCTCAGTATACAGGTTTTTTTATAGTTATAATTTCTTTTTTGATACAGTGGCCTACTATTACAACCATTGTAATGGCTCCAATACTATTTATTATATACATCCGGTTGGCAAAAAAAGAAGAGAAGAAGATGATAGAAGAGTTTGGGGAGGAGTATATTGAATATATGAATTATACTAATAGATTTTTACCGTGGCCTGCACAAACTGAAATCAATCATTATGAAAATATGTAG
- a CDS encoding SHOCT domain-containing protein, which produces MHGVWHGMMGLWMLIPIILVVLVIYLLFRSNNDNNRTQSIENRPKDALDILNERYARGEISEEEYKHKKDNLIK; this is translated from the coding sequence ATGCACGGTGTTTGGCATGGTATGATGGGGCTTTGGATGTTAATTCCGATTATTTTAGTTGTGCTTGTTATATATCTGTTATTTAGGTCTAACAATGACAATAATAGGACTCAAAGTATTGAGAATAGGCCAAAAGATGCCCTCGATATTTTGAATGAGAGGTATGCTAGAGGGGAAATATCAGAGGAAGAATATAAGCATAAGAAGGATAATTTGATTAAATGA